One genomic segment of Tripterygium wilfordii isolate XIE 37 chromosome 9, ASM1340144v1, whole genome shotgun sequence includes these proteins:
- the LOC120006024 gene encoding L10-interacting MYB domain-containing protein-like — MVEQASRGNMKNGVFHNKIWNEILVEINTKTGRTYTLKQIKENFQWLKMKHRAFSDLLNHIGFGWNPDTNTFTAAEEVWENYVKAHPGAGQFKKKGCENYNSLGILFNTATATGVLHHASTVSPPNTDEEKELETQFRHSGVHINVDVEDDDELFEAGKLEPKTRSGKRLSMLLTKGSRKESKLSNVSEAFNAFVNVQNAKAERLRSVSCEATSAATDDSLACCMRILNGIQFPVEVRVKALSMFKDADWRKMFIEMSDEMREGGL, encoded by the exons atggTTGAGCAAGCTAGTAGAGGGAACATGAAGAATGGGGTCTTCCATAACAAGATTTGGAACGAAATACTGGTGGAAATTAATACGAAGACTGGCAGGACCTACacattgaaacaaataaaagaaaattttcaatggTTGAAGATGAAGCACCGTGCTTTTTCAGATCTGCTCAACCATATTGGGTTTGGATGGAATCCAGATACCAATACGTTTACGGCTGCAGAAGAAGTATGGGAAAATTATGTGAAG gCACATCCAGGAGCTGGACAATTCAAGAAAAAAGGTTGTGAGAATTATAATAGCCTTGGCATTCTCTTTAATACTGCAACAGCAACTGGTGTGTTGCATCACGCTTCAACTGTGAGTCCTCCAAACACTGACGAGGAAAAAGAGCTGGAAACTCAATTCAGGCATTCAGGGGTGCACATCAATGTCgatgttgaagatgatgatgagttATTCGAAGCTGGAAAATTGGAGCCCAAGACTCGTAGTGGGAAGAGACTATCAATGCTGCTTACTAAAGGTTCGAGGAAGGAATCAAAGTTGAGTAACGTTAGTGAGGCGTTCAATGCATTTGTTAATGTTCAGAATGCAAAGGCTGAAAGGTTGAGGTCCGTAAGTTGTGAAGCGACTAGTGCAGCTACAGATGATTCATTAGCTTGTTGTATGCGCATTCTTAATGGCATACAATTTCCTGTGGAGGTTCGTGTGAAGGCCCTGTCTATGTTCAAAGATGCTGATTGGAGGAAAATGTTTATTGAGATGTCAGATGAGATGAGGGAGGGTGGCTTATGA